A genome region from Blautia coccoides includes the following:
- a CDS encoding DJ-1/PfpI family protein, with amino-acid sequence MKKCILFVILEQYADWEAAYLSSALYMLGGGKYEVKTVSLTREPISSIGGFCVLPDFDIASIPADYEALILIGGMSWRNDEARKVKPLVDQCLEAGRVLGGICDASAFLGTVGALNEVFHTSNDLNDLRQWAGNAYTGEKKYIMRQAVSDQNIITANGTAPLEFAKEVMLALRAASEKAITEWFELHKLGYYNVTLPQAATSWND; translated from the coding sequence ATGAAAAAATGTATTTTGTTTGTGATTTTGGAGCAGTATGCGGACTGGGAAGCCGCATATCTATCCTCCGCTCTCTATATGTTAGGAGGCGGAAAGTATGAAGTTAAAACGGTATCTTTGACCAGGGAACCTATTTCTTCTATTGGAGGTTTTTGCGTATTACCTGATTTTGATATTGCTTCCATTCCTGCCGATTATGAAGCACTGATTTTAATTGGCGGAATGTCCTGGAGAAATGACGAAGCACGGAAAGTCAAACCACTTGTAGATCAATGTCTGGAGGCCGGGAGGGTTTTGGGCGGTATCTGTGATGCCTCGGCATTTCTGGGAACCGTGGGTGCTTTGAACGAAGTCTTCCACACAAGCAACGATTTGAATGATCTGAGGCAATGGGCTGGTAATGCATATACAGGAGAAAAGAAATATATTATGAGGCAGGCCGTAAGTGACCAGAATATCATTACGGCAAACGGCACGGCTCCTTTGGAATTTGCTAAAGAAGTGATGCTCGCATTAAGGGCGGCATCGGAAAAAGCCATTACAGAATGGTTTGAGCTTCATAAACTTGGGTATTATAATGTGACGCTGCCACAAGCTGCAACCAGTTGGAATGATTGA